TTCTAATATTAAATTTTTCATTTCTATAAAAGATTGTTCCTACTTTCTTTAGTTCCATCTGTTGTCCAAATTATATATTAACCATCAAAACCATAAGTGTTTATTTTACCTATTTCACCATTATTGATTGTTTGAGATGAATATACAGAATAAGAATCGTTTAAAAGCAATTGATTTTTAGATATAACTTTTCCTCTTTTAGCTGTAAACAAGTGTTTTACTGGTAAAGAATTTTTTTTATTTGAATTTAAAGTTTCAATTAATAAATTAAAAATTTCTATTAGTCTTAATAGATGTTCTCTCTAGATCAAGAGATAATGTGCCTTCGGCAAATGAAATTAGTCTATCACAGTAATATTCGTATTGTTTATTACGTAATTTTAATTCTGCGGAAAGGCCATTTTGAAGATCGTTAGTTAATTCATTAAAAGTGTTTAAAATATGAACAATTTGATTCTGAATATTTAAATTTGGAATTCGAACTTTTAAACTATTTATTACATCTTTAGATAATGAAGGAATGCCTGCACCTTGTTTTTGATCCATTAAATATTTTTCATTGTTTTTTAAAGCAAAATAAAGATACTTATTTAATAATTTATTTTCATCTTTTGAATTAACTATATAGCAATGTGCACTAGCTCAAAATGGTGTTGTTATCCAATCAACATAACCAGAAGAAGTTCCTCCTTGAGAAATTACAATATTATTTGCATTTTGATTATATTGATCATAATATCCTGAAGGTGATGTGCCACCATTGATTACTGGATATTGACCATTTTCAATCATTTCTGTTTTATTTAATTGAACACCTTTAGTAATTTGAATGTAATTTTCTATTTTTTCATTGTCCGAATCATTGTAATTTATAGTGGATTTGGTTAAATCACTTACTATAAATTCAATCAACTTTAATAGATGCTCTCTCTCTCTCTCTCTAGATCGAGAGATAAGGTACCTTCGGCAAATGAAAGAAGTTTATCGCGATAATATTCGTATTGTTTATTACGTAATTCTAATTCTGCGGGAAGACCTATGTTTAGATCTTGACAGAGCATCTCAAAATTGTCAAGTACATACGCTATTTTTTCTTGTAGTTGAAGAGAAGGAATTATTAGTTTAATATTTTCTAAATCTATTTTTCTTAACCCTTGTAGAGTAGATCCTTGTAATAAATTTTTATAAATATTTTTAATCTTTGATGTTTCTAAAACATATTTTAGATATTTTCCCAAAATAATTTCTGTATTTGGCTTTATTGAATATAAACTCTCGCTTATATCTCAATTATTAGGGTCTTCATTAACTATTGCTATTTTTCCAATTGTTCCAATTCCAGAAAATAAAATATCTCCTTTTTCTAGTTTAGATCTTTTATTTATTATTTTTTTTGCATAATCTGATATTTTGTCTGTTTTCTCATTAAAAATTATTTTTCCATCATTTATATCTTTAGTAGTCACATAAAAATTGTTAGAATCATCTTCATTTAGTTTGAAATTATTTCTAGGGTTCAAACCTATAGAAATAGATTTAACAACATCTTTTAACTTATACTCATTAAAAAGAGATTTTTTAGATAGCAAAAGATCACGGTAGTAGTCGTACTGAAGGACTCGCGCCTTCAGCTCCGCCTTCAGCTCCGCTGAAAATTGGGTGAAAGTATCTAAGATTTGAACTATTCTTTTAATTTCT
This Mycoplasmopsis columbina DNA region includes the following protein-coding sequences:
- a CDS encoding restriction endonuclease subunit S translates to MIEFIVSDLTKSTINYNDSDNEKIENYIQITKGVQLNKTEMIENGQYPVINGGTSPSGYYDQYNQNANNIVISQGGTSSGYVDWITTPFWASAHCYIVNSKDENKLLNKYLYFALKNNEKYLMDQKQGAGIPSLSKDVINSLKVRIPNLNIQNQIVHILNTFNELTNDLQNGLSAELKLRNKQYEYYCDRLISFAEGTLSLDLERTSIKTNRNF
- a CDS encoding restriction endonuclease subunit S, with translation MDVYKNPKITSVIPSMKTTASNKKILDCSIKKFDLMITPSSETRDDNVRTAVVIDELENVVYSYHLMRFRLFNPNYFVASYLHYLFNSAKYRKTFYKLSQGSQRFVISKRDLENLEIELPSDEEIKRIVQILDTFTQFSAELKAELKARVLQYDYYRDLLLSKKSLFNEYKLKDVVKSISIGLNPRNNFKLNEDDSNNFYVTTKDINDGKIIFNEKTDKISDYAKKIINKRSKLEKGDILFSGIGTIGKIAIVNEDPNNWDISESLYSIKPNTEIILGKYLKYVLETSKIKNIYKNLLQGSTLQGLRKIDLENIKLIIPSLQLQEKIAYVLDNFEMLCQDLNIGLPAELELRNKQYEYYRDKLLSFAEGTLSLDLERERESIY